The following is a genomic window from Polaribacter atrinae.
TATGTCTATTGTGTTATCTGTACTACCTCCATCAATTATTATATATTCTAAATTTGGATAATTTTGATTTAAAACTGATTGAATTGTTTCCTCTATAAAATTGCCTTGATTATAAGAGGGTGTTACAATTGATATTTTAGGAAATGTTATTTTAGACATTTTTAGTTATTTTTTTTCAATTTTAAAAATTTGATGTACTCATTCAAAGTAAGTTAGTGGTGGATAGTTCTAATTCTTTTTATTAGTCTTATTAATTATATATTTTGTAAAGAAACGAATTATGTGGTAAATTTTATACCCAATCCTTTTATAAAATTCTATTTTTTTTCTATTTTACATAAGTTATTTTCAACTTCATTTTCTAATAAATTTAATATTTCCTTATTATAATCGTCTAAATGTTCTAGATATAATTGATTTTTAGAACGTATTCTAAAACTACTTAATAGCGCTTTTGTAGCATATAAACTTTCATATCTAAAAAAAGCACACATAACTATAAATCTCCCGAAAATTTTAATTTTATGTTCAATTTTGAACCAGAACTCTCCCATAAACTTCTCCTCCAAAATACAGACTCTTATTGCCCCATAAATTGCCATAAGTATAATGATTAAATTTAGACAATTGTTTAAATTTTATTATTAGACTAACTGTTCTTCCTTTTTCATCATAAAAAGACGGCATACCTAACAACCAATGAACTTGTTTAAAATTAAAAAAAATTCAGAAACAATAGAAAAAGGACCTTAACATACATATCATCTGAATTTATCCATGCCATAATTTCACATGTCAATTTATCAAAACATTTTTGAATAACATCATATAAACCTTTATCTATTTTCAGATACCCAATAGGTTAATTTTGCTTGATATTTCTCTATTATTTCTATAAAATTATCTGTACTACCTCTATCAATAATTATGTATTCAAGATTAGGGTAATCTTGATTCAAAACCGATCTAATAGTCTCTTCTAAATAATTGGCTTCGTTATAATTAGGAGTAACTTATAGACTTTATAGATTGATTAGCCTTTTTCATATTCCGGTGTTTGCTCAAAAAAATAGTACTAATTATATTCTTTTTTAGAATAACTATAAATCTTTTACTTATATTTTTAATTTAGCTGCTGTATAATATTACCTATATTTTTTTTGTAATATATATTGTTTGAATCTAATTTATGTTATTTTTTTGAAATATCTTCTAATGCATTAACAACTCGTTGTAAAGACTCACCATCAAGTTTGTATGTAAAATTCTCAACCATATCTGATTTATGTTTTTTATAATCTACTTTTTTATTAATAAAATATTCTATTGCTTTTTTTAAATTTATTTCAGTTTCTACTATTTTTTTATATTGCTCATATTTTTCTAACTTAGAGTAATGAATACTTGGACCATCTTCAAACAAATCATATGCAATAATATTTTTACCTAACAATAAAGCCTCCTCTATTACAGTTGACGAACGGCTAATCACTAAATCTGAAATTTTAATATAGTCATAAACAGAAAAGACTCTATCATTTGGATAAATAAATTGAATATTATTCAAACTTAGTTTTAAGTCCTTCATAACGTTTTCATAAATATTAGGATTAACAGAATCCTGCGGGTGCATTTTAACTATTAAAAAACAATTAGTAAAATCTATACTTTTATATATATTAGTAATATAATCTATATAATAAACTTCTGGATTCTCTTTGTAATTATATTCTGTATGTAAACATGTTGCAACTAAGATAATCTTCCTTTTATTTATTACTTTAGCTTTCAATGAACTTGAAAGATTATTCTGTAAACTTACTTTATCATGATTTGGGTTCCCTGTTAAGTATGTATTTTTTACTTTTCTACCACCAAAAACAAGCTCGTCATAAATTATTTTACCAAAAACTATTTGATAATCTGAAGTAGAAGTTATTTGACCTTTTATATTATCATCCTGACAACCACCATGTTGTATACAAGTTGTTTTAGCTTTTTTGCTTTTTAAAAATCTTATGAAATCAACTCCTTTAAAATGTGATTTATAAAATAAGACAAAATCTAGACAAATTATATTTACACTTTTTTTATTTTTTATTGAATTTATTATAGGAATTGGCGAATTTACAATAAATATATTCTCACTATTATTAATCTTCTTTGTTAAATTATCATTCAAAAAATAATTTGATAAATAAATTATAAAAATTTTATGTTTTTTTTCTTTTAAAAAATAGTTAATTAATGGAGTAAATATTCTTATTTCGGCTTTAGATGTAATAAGAAAGTTATACGAATCTTCTTTGTTTTTTTCACAAAAAAAGATAGAAGATAATACGTAAGATATAATTTCCTTTTTTGTTTTTAAAAAATAATTTGACAAAAAAATATTTTCGCCTAACAATCTTTTGACAATGTATTTTTTTATTTTTTTTAGAACCATTTAATTAATTAATTCTATTTAAGAAAAGTTTAAAGTCAATAAAGTAATCATCTTTTAGATGTTTGATAGTTATCCTATTAAATGAATTAATTTCATTTTCAATACTTAATATATCATTATTAAATATCATCTTATTATTAACATTTAACATTTCTAACATACCTTGTGTTTTATAAGTATTAGAAGGTAAAAAGAAAGTGGGGACATTACTCATTAAACCAAAAATTCCAATATGATACCTTCCTGTAATCATTAAATCAAATTCTTTTATTAAGCTTCCTATATTATTATATCTAATACCATCCGAATAAGATATACTTTTAACCTTCATCGAGACTAATATCTTTTCTATTTCATTTTCTTTTTCTTCAATTTTTAAAAAATAGGGTTCGAAGCCAAGAAATCTAATATCATCAATATGTTTAGTTATTTGATTAATCTTTATTCCATTTTTTTGATTAGGGTATACTCCTAAAACGCCAAAAGTATATAGGCACTTTTTCTGTTTTGATTTATTAATTTTAAATTGATTTATAAAAGTTAGTTTTTCATTAATATTTGCTCGAAAAGCAAAATCAGGTATTAATGAACAATCTTTTATAGTTTTTTTTAAATAATTGTACGATCGAACCTCTCTAACACTTAAAAAATCAATATTATTTAATACTTTTTTTGTAAGTTTTTTATCAACACATTGATAACTCCCATTTACCATTGCAACTTTTTTACCAAAACTCTTTGCTAAATGTGCAAATCCTAATAATGTCAATCCACCTCTACTATTATGATGAATTGTACCTTCCATATTAATTACAACGAGATCGCTTAATAAAATTTTATCTTTAATTTCTTTCGAAAAATTATTAAGAGCTAATTCTTCCCACAATCTAATATTAAAAATTTTCTTTTCATTTCTTAAAACAATATTAAATCCAATAGTGTTTATTTTTTTTATAATCTTTCTTTTAATTCTTGTTTTAAAAGAGACATGAAACATTTCTTTATTAAACACATCATATCCAGTACCTAATGGCAAGAAATCTAAATCAGCATCTTTTAAATTTTTCTTTATAAATTTTGACAATTCTGTAACAGTAGCATGACAAC
Proteins encoded in this region:
- a CDS encoding UDP-N-acetylglucosamine 2-epimerase — translated: MVLKKIKKYIVKRLLGENIFLSNYFLKTKKEIISYVLSSIFFCEKNKEDSYNFLITSKAEIRIFTPLINYFLKEKKHKIFIIYLSNYFLNDNLTKKINNSENIFIVNSPIPIINSIKNKKSVNIICLDFVLFYKSHFKGVDFIRFLKSKKAKTTCIQHGGCQDDNIKGQITSTSDYQIVFGKIIYDELVFGGRKVKNTYLTGNPNHDKVSLQNNLSSSLKAKVINKRKIILVATCLHTEYNYKENPEVYYIDYITNIYKSIDFTNCFLIVKMHPQDSVNPNIYENVMKDLKLSLNNIQFIYPNDRVFSVYDYIKISDLVISRSSTVIEEALLLGKNIIAYDLFEDGPSIHYSKLEKYEQYKKIVETEINLKKAIEYFINKKVDYKKHKSDMVENFTYKLDGESLQRVVNALEDISKK
- a CDS encoding polysaccharide pyruvyl transferase family protein, with product MKVLFINDTRIEINPGCHATVTELSKFIKKNLKDADLDFLPLGTGYDVFNKEMFHVSFKTRIKRKIIKKINTIGFNIVLRNEKKIFNIRLWEELALNNFSKEIKDKILLSDLVVINMEGTIHHNSRGGLTLLGFAHLAKSFGKKVAMVNGSYQCVDKKLTKKVLNNIDFLSVREVRSYNYLKKTIKDCSLIPDFAFRANINEKLTFINQFKINKSKQKKCLYTFGVLGVYPNQKNGIKINQITKHIDDIRFLGFEPYFLKIEEKENEIEKILVSMKVKSISYSDGIRYNNIGSLIKEFDLMITGRYHIGIFGLMSNVPTFFLPSNTYKTQGMLEMLNVNNKMIFNNDILSIENEINSFNRITIKHLKDDYFIDFKLFLNRIN